From the genome of Numenius arquata chromosome 9, bNumArq3.hap1.1, whole genome shotgun sequence:
aggtcaggatggatggggctctgagcaacctggtctagttgaagatgtccctgcccatggcagggagtttggaccagatgacctttaaaggtcctttctaacccaaactattctatgattaagtTGACATTGTACAGGTGTTTCTGGAAAAACCTCAGGAATGCAAAACTGCAGTTGGAATTACTGGTTTATCTGTCCAGGTTGTTGAGGTTCTTCATGCGGTTTTTAATTACTCACTAAAGCAAGTATCTTGAAGTTTTCAGTGTGACCATCTCCCCATGAACAGTAGCAAAGAAATGCACATTTCCCTTTCTTCCAATTAATTACCTGCCAGCTCTATAGAGGATGcgttttctgtgtgctttttaagCTGCTCCCGTATGCTGTTTCAGTTAGGGATAATCAGTCGTTGTTGTTGGAGAGCAGCTGCGAGGGTGTTACTTGCCCACTAAGGGGTGTTACTTGTTCTGCAATACATTTTCGTGACCTGCAAATGCCACGCGGTGTTCCCTGTAGTTCTGAGTCACATTGTAGATGTGTTTGCATAGGTTGCGTATGGTGTGATATCTTATAGCTACACAGATTCAAATATCCTCATATACATGTTATATGGTATGTTTTGtttgagaaaagaaaactgattaagaagtaattattatttttaattttaggatAGATTTTCTGCTTGGAGCCGCTCTGTAATCATGAGGCTATCTCCCGTGGGTGATggcttgttttcatttgaaagctATCACAAGCTCTGTGCAGGTAACTGTGCATGCTCCTAGTTACAAAAATCTCCAGCTGAGCATATAGATTTCCTTGCACGAGGCATGGTTTTGTACTCTGTAGCATATGTTGTGCTTGCAGGGAGCTGGCATAAAGCAGCATAATTCTGATTATTCCAGGCTAACTTGAGCATCCATTTAAAGGGAGAGTGGCCCAGAGGCTTGGAAGTGCAACATGGGGGCCTGAAATGCTCTCTGAAGCATTTCTGTAGCCCTGCGTCACTGCCAGCCCAGTCCAAAACCATCGCCAAGGTTTTCGGATGTGACTCACATATCTTGGATTTCTATTTCCCACGTTCAGGTTAAGCCTGGTTTTTTGAAAGTATTGAGCATCCCCTGCTGGAAATCAGACCCCTTTCTGAAACCTCGGATACTCAAAATCAAAGCGACACTAATGAGATTATGGGGCTGTGTACACCAGGCCAGGGGTTGAGTGCTGTTGCGCGGGTTCTTGGCTCCCCACAGCCGCTGAAGCGAGGGGGGTGTGAGCGGGGGTTCCTGTTGACAAGGTTTGTGTGGGATTTTCTGCGCGTGTGGGGGGGTTAAGGCACAGACAGGCAAATGgtcctgcaaaagaaaaaggatgctTAATGGACATTAACAAGTTAAAAAATTACCTGTTAAATAGACTAATCAAACAACTTTATTTGTGCCATCGTTACCTAATTAGATTATGAAACCTAAGAATGCTTTAAACGTTAATTGATTTTtgctattttgtttcctttctgggaGGTTGTTCAGCTTGCTCCCCCCTCTCAACTGCCTCGCTGCACTCAGCATGAGCAAAAGTCACTGCTCAGACATGGTTAAAAGGGAGCTTTTAATTAGTTATGAGTGTAAGGCGAGATTTCATTCAAAAGCATAGAAAGCAGCCAGCTTTATATTCTCTCACGCCCAGCTACACATGAGGCCAGTGAACCTTTCCACAGCTTCTGCCCTACCCGCTCCCCACCTTCCTTTCCAAACACTGCTGGTCATGTCTGTGCCCCGAAGGCAGccggtgtccctgtgtccccctcccgCTCCATTCGCTGCCGCGCTGCTTCTCCCCACGTCGATGCTGGAGGGAGAGCACTGATGCAGACGGGCAGTCGCCTGCTCGGGCTCGTCCTGCCCATCCGCTAGGTAATTGTCATTCTGCCGGAGAGCCGCTGCCCAAGCGCTcgcagaaaaacagctttttccaGAAATGACACGTGTCAGCTGCTGGTCACGGTCTAGTGAGATGCGGGTGGCCGGGAAGGCGGCTCCCGGGCAGAGTGTtggggctggctgcagcccaggcagCCCAGATGGGCGCAGGGACGTTCGCCCTTGGCTAGTGCGGCTTTACGGGAGCTGCTGCCGTGCCCCTGTGGAGCTGCGTGTGCGAGGGCACCCTCTAAGCCCTTCTGTGTGGGCGAAAAGGGGGGTTCCTTCACAGCGCGGGGGGGTTCTGGTTCTGGGGACATCCTGAAGCAGGGAGTGCAGCCTGCTGGCACGATggcactggcaccccgctggcaGGGGTGCCCCAGCACCGGCATACCATGCCCTGTCTTCCGAAGGGGCTTAGGAATAGCAGGTTTCAACCGTGCAATAGCTTGGAGCCAAAATTCACACTTTTCAGAATAAGTATGGAAATTTTTCAACATTTGTTGTTGTTGGAATGTACCAAAATGGGCCTCCGGGTTGCTTTGTTCAGCAGCAGAGCGGTGCCGGCTCGGAGGAGGGGAAGGCATTCCCACAGCTAAAACTGGGGGGGCACTCCAAACAGCCCCACAATGAATTTAGCCAGTGAGTAATTAGCTGATTGCTGGGGTGTAGGCTTGAGGCACTGCTGTGGAAATTTGTATGAGCTCCTGTACCTGCCCTCGCAGTGGAAGCTCAGCCCAGGAGCCCAGGCTGACCCAAGGATGGAGCAGTGGCCCCACGGGGACCTCTCGGGGGAGCACACAGgtcaggaagatggggctgaCAGCAGCTGTCTCCCTGGGGAATGTGTGGCCAGGGGACGTTAGGAAACTGTATTAAACACTGATTTGATCATCAAACTTTAAAGGCTGAGCTGTTTCGTCAAACTATTAGAACATTTTCAATTTGTGCTGCAAAATCTTGTCTGCAGAACCCTTCCGTTACAAGAAGGATGCATTTCTTTGCATGGCTAAGCATTTGCAGACGAATCTTGTTCAAAGCAAGGTGCAACCTGGCCTGGCAGAGCAGCACCTCCAGGACACAGATGCCAGCTACGGCGGCTGCCAGCACTCCAGGCTCAGGTGAGCAAGGCCCCTGTGGACCGTGTCACATGTCCCATCACGTTCCAGCTGTTGTTCAAGTGCGTGGAAGAAAATGCATTCAAGTAGAACATCAATCTCAAACCTTCTGCTGAGCCTCAAGCAGTAGGACTGACTGGCCAAGTAAAGCATATATAGACTATGGGTAATTCAGATGCCTAGAGGTCTAAATGTCTAAACTTTGAGAAGGGTGAacatggagaaattaaaatcaaaaccagggaaaaatataaatttaccTCTTTTATTAAGATGGGGCAGCCAACTGAGAATTAAATAAGGAGACAGCCAATATGGGATAAAATTTTTGTATGAGACCTATTCAATCCCTTCAGGGTTACAGGAGCAAAATGATCAAAAGGGCATGCCAGCAAGACAGAATCAACACACTAAaacacatttattcatttttaaaccCATTGAAATCTTTTTTTACCTCCTTAAGTTGTGTGGACGGATTCAGAAGAGAATTAGGCTCTTTTGCACCATAACGAATCATAAAACATAAGTCAAAGTCAGAAATCAAGCAAGGACTTGGGGCACAGCGATGTTCTCATGCAGTGGCAAGAGGAAGAATTTGGCTTTGACCCTGACTGGTGCTGCTGTTACACTTTTGCTTGGTCATTTTTTATCGGATGCATAAATCCACTGTTGCTGACATTCGTGGCCTGCTAATAGAAAACCTTCCCTGGAGGCTCCTGCCCTGATGGAGACCTGGGCTTCAGGCTTGGTGGAGGGATGATGGAGCTGTAAGCTGCTCTCACCTCCAGGTTTTCCAGTGAGTTACCTGTCGGggagggcaggctgctgtgcttcCCCTCCAGCCCGTCCCAGTGAGGCTGGAGACTGGATGCAGCGTTGCTAGTCCTCAGCAGAGCGATGGGGTGCCTCGTGGCAGGCAGGGGGACGGTGCAGCAGCAGTCAGATGTATTGGAGAGGGAGCAGAGCATCATAAGGATGGAAGTCTATGGGTTAGGAGGAGTTATGATGCCAGGCAAAAAGGAAGTGTTACTGTCTGTTGCTAAGTAGTAAGAGAAAGAGACTTTCCACCTCCAGCCACGTTCAGCCTCGGTCCTCTGCCTCCATTTCCTCCTCCCCAAAACTCTGACCTGTGGCAGCCCAGCCACGCTCTGACCAGCACatgtggtgggatggggaagctTCAGCTCAAGGCAGCAGTCCCCGCTGTGCTGGTGCAGGGTGAGGATGTTACAGTGCTGCTTTTGTGCTTGTTGATGGGAAGCTGAAGCCCGGTATTTGTGCTCTGCAGGTTGGGTTTAGCCCCAGAGAGGGGAGACTTGGTCTTCTTGCAGAGGGGCTCCTGTGCCACTGGGAGGCATGACACACGGCCAGCTGCAGTGGAAATGCCACAGAAAACATCCACACACTTTCTGATAATGGATTTTCAAGGGCAAAATGTTgtgatttgcaaaagaaaaaaaaaaaagaaaaaaagatagttttACTGGAATAGCAATGAGTCCTctgtgtttcttcctctctctctaacCTGCCGGGGAGCAAGAAAGCAGATCTGGCAAGCGAGACAGCTACCGCCATTGCTGAACAGCTTCTCTAGCTATGCAAGTGTCATTTTTTGCTGAAATTTTTCACAATACGCCTTCTCTGCTTGCAGCgtagccccttccccagggaccccctgcaGCAGCCACGTACATGCACAAATATCTCGTGTCGCTGTgccgggcaggggcagggagctgcagaatATCAAGCAGTGGCAGGATAAAGAGCCGAGCTCCTCCCGGTTTCGGATGAAGCTGCTCCACAAGGCTTCTGCGTTTTGTTCGCGTGTTTTCTGTTGCAGACCTACTTGGTATGCAGTTCATACAGCCCCTGAAACACAGCACACGCTCCGGCACTCACACACAGGGATTGCTGCGGGGCTGCTTGAGCCCGCCAGCTGCCAGGAACCCCACCTCTGTGGCTGGGTATTTTTCTTGATGAGAAGGTTTGGATAGGGCTGAAGGTGAGTGCAACTTGAGCCAGTTCAATGTCCTACAAAGCACAACTTGCCAAAGCAGCTCAGGTGTAAGAGGCTCTGTCCTTTCTGTTAAATGGCTTTAAGTTGAAGTATTTCAGAGTTAAAACCAGACAGCTATAGTTTTTGCCAGGGAAGCAGGAGAGTACACTGGTCAGCCAAAATCTGCAGCCTAAGAGTGTGCCACGGTGACAAGGCACCGAGCCTCTGTCCCACCTGTGGAGTGGCAGCACCTGCACGCGTCTTGAAGCCCACCAAATTTACAAATACGAGGTTTTGTGCGTGGGGCTCTGCTTATGGGGACACACCGACCAACCCAGCCAGCAAATGTAGCTTTGCCAGGTTTTTGTTGTCCAAAACTCCTGActcatctcctcctccagcccgtcacggcagcaggagcagcaggacaaGGTTACAAGAAAAACACCGTTTCCTCAGAAGTCCCCGGTACAACAAAAGGTCCGTGCCTGCTCTGGTCTGGTTAGAGCGGTGTGTGGCATCGGAGGAGCAGGTGTCTTCAGTTGCAGCCGGGGTAAGCTAATTGCTGAGCTGGCACGCATCCCCTGCCCATCCAAACCTGCCAGCTGCAGGATCAGCAGCGATATTACAATCACCCGCGAGTGCTATTCCTGCCCCAGtacctgatccacttgctggagGAACAGAAACATGAATTTGAAACCAACACTAGAGGGTTGCTGCTATGTCTTAAGTCCTTCGATGACTCCAGAATGGAGgggatttgtattttttttccagcagttttgCTCGCCACGCGTTGTCCCCAGCACCAGGCACCTGCACTGACGTTTAAGCCTGGATCCAAGACCATTTCTGAGCCCAGCTTTGCCCACTCCTTCCCATTTGTATATTGTTATGTCACTTGGCAACATGCACCTctctggaggggaggaaaaatctCAGCATAAGCTGATGCTTCTTGCTGGTGCAATCTGGATGGGCTGGAGAGAGAAGAGCCGTGACCCATCAGGACGGGGATGGGCTGGAGAGAGAAGAGCCATGACCCATCAGGACCTTTGCTGAGATTCACGCACGTCCAGTCCagactgctgccagccccacaatGGGCAGGGGAAGCACAGCAGGGCTGATGTGCTCTTCCCCTCGCACTGTGATTTCATGAGAGATGATGGATGCTGTGGATAGCTCTCCTTGGACACCCTCTAGTAAAAATATAACTATGTCATGCCTTATTTTGAGCATCTCACACCAGCTTTGCTTCCTTCCACCCGCCTCCAGCAGCAAAGGGGAGTAGTGCATGTGGCTGACAGGTTCTTATTTTCTCAGCTATTCCTGAGTCACTGCTGAGCTGGTGGAGAGTGTTTGAATGGTCTCAAAGCAAAAGGTGTGTTGAGGTATTTTCCCACTGGCCTTCTGGCATTCTCAGTTTTATATTTTGAAGTAAGTTAGACCGGGGGGCTTGGGGAGCAAAGGATATTCTGCAGGTTTATGCGTTTTATTGCCAGCAGGAAGATCGTTCTAGGGACTAGGTGATGAGAGCAGCACAGAAGATTGTGTTCCCTTTTCTAATGCAAGATTCATGCCCGGCCTGTCTCTCCTTACACCCGTGGATGCTGGTGCAGGTGCTCTACTCCAGCAAAGCCTCCCCGAGTGCCCGGGAAGGGGCAGCGGGCTCTGCTGCGGCCTTTCAGGAGAGCTTTAATTTACCTGCTCATCCATCTCAGCTGTTGGTGCACTTTGTCAATAGCGGGGGTCTTGCACTAAATCAGCTTTCATTTGGAAATTTgattttcctttgagaaattaCTAATTCTTTTCCAGCTGCGAAAAGCGAAAATGAATAACTCACCCGGTGTTGAGGGAGAGACGGATTGTTGCCCAGCAAAGGGTGATTGCTCCCTCTGTGCCACGGAGGTGATCGCTGGCCTTTTCAGGTAAACCGAAGGAAATGGGCTCCGGGTGGATTCTTCCTCCCTGGTCCGTTTGGAGAAATCCAAAGCCCAAGGTAAGCGAGGGGGCGGGAGGGTTTTCCGATGATGCAGCGATATTGTGTTGACAGTGATTTGTGCCGCGTGTGAAAGGCCCAGCCCCGCTCTGAAATGCGAGACCCTGAATCAATAAATCATGGGCCCTCTCTTAGTCACTCGACAGCtcgctccagccctcccagcagtgGGAACTGGCCCGAGCCTGGCGTGCGGGGAGGGACTCCTATTGTCAGGAGGCTTTTAAAGGCAGGGTCTGCCCGCTGCCAGCCCAGGAGCTTCTCCACAGGGCAGGTGCTTTGCTGGGGGAGCGGGGAGCCTTGCTGCGCGGCGTGGGACCATGGAGGGAAACACACACCTCCTCCAGGTCATCCGTAAGATGAGATCCCAAATCAACAAGCTGGAGAGGGAAAATAGGGCCCTGAGAGGAGAGCTGCAGGTCTGCAGGCAGAGCACGGCGCTgccagagaaagaagcagcaagaggAGGTGGGGATGGCGATGCGAGGAGCCTCACTGATGATGGGGAAGGACCAGCTGGCTCTCCAGCATCCCTGCATGGAAGCATCGTGGCTGGTCCTGCGCTTGCACCAAAGGAGCAGACAGGTACTGAAGAGCCAGGGCAGCCCATGATGGATCTCCCTAGCTATGGGGAACGGGAGACCAGCCACCAGCTGTCTGCCCAGTTAACTTCATGGAAGTTCTCTCACCCAAACCCACCTCAACTGGGTATTTTACTCTGGGATCTTTCTATGGGGTACGCACATCCCCCAAGCTGAACCTAGTGGAGTATTTTGCTGCTGCTCAAGCAAAGAGTTCAACTCAAAGAGTTCAATTTTTCTTTGTCTAAGCAGAATTTGACTTGCTGCTTTGAGTTTTCATGGGCATGGACTATCTTGATGGGGTTTTGCCCATGCCTGTCCCCTGTCTGTTCCAGACAGAAAAGGACCAACAGTTGTAATTGTGCTGTAACCTCTCCTGCCTTATTAAAAGACGAGAAAAATTCTATAAATAGTAACAAATAGTGATGGGTTGCATACATCATGCCAGATGTGCAGTTTCTTTTTGCAGATAATGCATTTAGCTTAGGCTGAGGGAGAGAGGGGCCATTGTATAGGAATACTATCTCTTCACAGATCAGAGGggcaaaatggaaatatttctcaGTTACCGAATTCTGGTTGGGACTTCTGGAGTATTTAATGAAGCAAGAATTAGAACAAAATGTTGCTTTGTGAGAATTAGTTATCTAGAATTGGATGTGGTTATTGGCAGGGTCAGGCTGTTGGGTATTGCACATGCTTGAGGCCTGTCACCTCCTTGTCTGGTGTCTGTCACATCCAGTCCGCTGGAAAACTGCTTCACTAACGCAAATTCTTGGCATTAGTACGGTGTGTGCTATGAGTTGCAGCTGCCGTTACAGTCCATGTGCTCCACAGACCCTGTGGCTGTCCTAGCCTCAGCTGTGAACCAGCCTCCAGGAGAGGTCTGGGCTGTAGAAAAATGCGCCTACAAATTTTGACAGAGACAAGTCTATGAAAATGAACAAGGTGAGAGGCTGAACAGTACTAATTGCTTTACGTAAAGCTATGAATAACGTCTACTGCTAAGCCCACTGAGCCCAGTGCACTTGAACTGGGGCTGCTTGTGGCTATGGAAGTCATCAGCTTGGGAATAGCTGACTGGTCTTTCGGCGAGCATGAAAGACGTGCAAAGTGCTTTCCAACCTTGTGGCTTTTCCTCTCTAGCTGCCTTCTAGGGCAAGGGGTGGGATCCAAAGGGGCTGTTTGGCCTCCTCTGCCTTTTGGCCTCCCCATGTACAAAACTTTTTTGAGCCAAAAGGAAGTGATAAAAAATACACAGGGAATATCTgaattcttcttattattattgttcCTAGCTCTGCTTTTATCTCTGCTACTTAGATACCACCATGACGGTGCGGCGCTACTCCACCACTTTGCCAGCGCCCGCGTCTTCTGGGGTGATGTCCCACAAGAGGCCCCCAAGCAATGGGCTCACGGAGGTACCAGGCAGTGCCCAGCCACCAGCCCTTCCTGCCACAACACAGCTCACCAGCGGAGAGGAGCAAGGACTTGAAAAATCACTGGCCAACTGTCTCTCCAACAGCCATTCCAGAAAAATGAAGCTGTTTCAGGAGCATGTCTATAAGTGCAGGTGGGTTCAATTTGCCTTCACACCATCAGTTGCCCTGGGCTAGTTGCCAGTTTCAGCTAATAATTATTAACGCTTTGGGGTTTAGCTCATTATCAGCAAAATTGAATGTACATGGCCATTGAGCAGATGGGAAAGATGTCCTGCTCCTCCTTGCAATGCGTGAAGATTGTCAGTGTTAGCAGTTTAAATCTGCTATAGAAAGGAGAGGCTTAGGGGGGGAGTGAAGGGGGTTGAAATCTTCTCCCCCTTAAGGCCAGGCAGGGTTTTGCAGGTTGACAAGCTAAGCTTGAAAGGGCTTTTTAAACTTTGAACAAAAAGCGTGGAGATATCGAGGAACTCCGAACTATGCTTTTGAAAGTGTGATTAATATGGCCCATGGATTTATGTGTACTGTATCATCTTTCCCCTGCAATCAAAGCATTACCGGTTAATgctttcagccttgagaaaaataCTCTCAGGACAGTTCCACATTAAGTGAAATGGCTGCTGGACAAGCCCTGAGTGTCTCTGGTCTCCGATGAGAGGCCATCCCCGTGCAAACCCGGCCAGCAGCCCCACTCCTcgctgaggtgctggagcgggcaACGAGGTCAAGTTCTCACGGGCACCTACGTCTTCTTGTAAGGACCTTTCAGGGTCAGATGTTTTACAGAATCTAAACACCTAAACTTAGGCCCTGGCAGGGAACTTGTATTGTTTTCAAAAGCACCCTGACCCTGTAACTCTGGATTTCAGCATATGCTCCGCTGGGTTCAGGGAAACTTAAGAATCTCAGTGCACACAAAGCTTCTGAGAGGTTTGCCCTGAAGCCACCTCCTGTGGAAGCGCGTGTGTGTTGTTAGGGAACACGGGGTCAGTCTGCAGGAGCAGGGACGGCAACaacaaatgctgctgctttctcataAGGGGAACGACAGCTTTCAAAGCAATCGAAATAGCGACGTAGATCAATTACAACTAATGCCTTGGGAACTACAGGTTTAAGAGCACCGGTTACCCAGCAGCGACAGGAACGGTGCTTATTGTTTTATTGTTATCTTTAGAGCTGCCTTGTCAGCTCTGAACAGCAGTGAGTGTGGCACCATGCCTCATGTCCACTCGGTGTTGCTGATTCAGGAGAAGAAAGGGCTATGGAAAGGCTTTTTACCTACCCCCCTCTGCAGACCGGGTCATATCCTGGAGCATGAAGCTTTgtgtttcttaaaacaaaaaaaaattaatatattttctggtAAAAATGGTGGATGTTTCCCTTATATACACAAAGGTCTAATACAGGTGGAAACCTTAGTAAGCTTTTAACTAGTAGGATAATTTGTGGCAATGAGTTCAGCATTGCAAAATTAAGCTAATTAAGCTTAATTTTTTCAGCGATcactttttcccttcccagcaTGCTGAGCCATGACaggttttcctcttctttgtttaTTGTAATTTTCTCACATTTAGTTCCAAAGCTATAATCCTGTATGTGATGTtgaatatttctgctttaaaaataactccTTAGAGGATTTATCCTTGGATTTATCTAGAGTGCAGTTGCATCCAAGCAATAAAATGACAGCACTGCTGACAAATACTCACTAATTTGCATGTCTATGACATTTTCATTCATATATGCTAAAACATTATTTATAccataattttcacttttttgggtaaataaaaaagaataaatattttaatacaccAGGCAGGATAGGAGAGGCTGGGAATTGTTTTCAGGAATATTATAGTAAAATTCCAAAATGAATAAGGCACATTGAGTACAAATGTCATCATTGGGGTGTTCAGGCTTGATAGTTTCACCTTCCTGTGGGACAGGTCTAACCGGCAGGTGAGAAGGGGCGAGGAAATTGCAGAGGTCCTCCACCCTGCAGGACACTCCCCTGTAACCATCAAGAAGTACTTCCATAGTTTCatgattttcctttcttgtgtTCCTCAAGGGTCTGAGTGAACTGACAGTGATTGCAGAGGAGAGTCACAATGAAAACCAAAACTCTGTAAACCCCAATCCTCTTACTGGCCACCCACTTGCAGGACACACAAAGGAGCATGTTCCTCTGCTTTCACAGTCAGTGTAATTTGTCAAAAGTACACTCACCACTTGGAAACTGCTCTTCTCGCACCCGCTTGCAGAGCTGGCTACTGACACAAATACACaatgaagccactgaaggacCCCCTGGATACATGCGGGTGCATGTGCACGCTAAGGGTCAGGCGCTGATAAGGACCTGTAAGGATCAATGGAAAAAGGCAGATGCTTCCAGCAGACAGGCAAACTATGCTCGCTCCCTTGGGAAGACCATGCGAGCTTCATCCCAACCAGGCATGAAATCCTGCTTCCATGCAGCATGCAAGTGCTGAAAGCATTTACCTTTTGCTTgctagggtgggtttttttttttagtttct
Proteins encoded in this window:
- the CCDC195 gene encoding putative coiled-coil domain-containing protein 195, yielding MEGNTHLLQVIRKMRSQINKLERENRALRGELQVCRQSTALPEKEAARGGGDGDARSLTDDGEGPAGSPASLHGSIVAGPALAPKEQTDTTMTVRRYSTTLPAPASSGVMSHKRPPSNGLTEVPGSAQPPALPATTQLTSGEEQGLEKSLANCLSNSHSRKMKLFQEHVYKCRGKVKAVSFLLPMDMSSYTENQSSLKSPQNQSTKQLTTITEKDM